Proteins from a single region of Microbacterium sp. zg-Y818:
- a CDS encoding MmgE/PrpD family protein: MTITHHLRVHRSDEDLPREGQLAWHIAEVATDPVPVEPEVVDMIINRVIDNAAVAAASLTRAPVSAARQQALDHAVSVGGTGATVFGCALERRTSPEWAAWANGVAVRELDYHDTFLAADYSHPGDNIPPILAVAQHVGADGDALVRGIATGYEIQIDLVRAICLHEHKIDHVAHLGPSAAAGIGTLLGLPTETIYQAVGQALHTTTATRQSRKGEISTWKAHAPAFAGKMAVEAVDRAMRGETSPSPIYEGEDGVVAWMLDGPDASYDVPLPAVGEPKRAILDSYTKEHSAEYQAQAWIDLARKLHGEHPEATDPANVESIVLHTSHHTHYVIGSGANDPQKYDPTASRETLDHSIPYIFAVALQDGGWHHVDSYAPDRAARPDTVALWHKITTAEDAEWTRRYHSEDPAEKAFGGRVEIRLTDGRVIEEEIAVADAHPLGARPFAREDYIRKFRILAEPVLEPAEIERFLDLAQRLPELTADEVRQLSIVAKPGLLLAAPAPKGLF, from the coding sequence ATGACCATCACGCACCACCTGCGCGTCCACCGCAGCGACGAGGACCTGCCCCGCGAGGGGCAGCTCGCCTGGCACATCGCCGAGGTTGCCACCGACCCGGTGCCCGTCGAGCCCGAGGTGGTCGACATGATCATCAACCGCGTGATCGACAACGCCGCCGTCGCCGCAGCCTCCCTCACCCGCGCCCCCGTCAGCGCCGCACGCCAGCAGGCCCTCGACCACGCCGTCTCGGTCGGCGGCACCGGCGCCACGGTGTTCGGCTGCGCCCTCGAGCGCCGCACGAGCCCCGAGTGGGCGGCCTGGGCCAACGGCGTCGCCGTGCGGGAGCTGGACTACCACGACACGTTCCTCGCCGCCGATTACTCCCACCCCGGCGACAACATCCCGCCGATCCTCGCCGTCGCCCAGCACGTCGGCGCCGACGGCGACGCGCTCGTGCGCGGCATCGCGACCGGCTACGAGATCCAGATCGACCTGGTGCGGGCCATCTGCCTGCACGAGCACAAGATCGACCACGTCGCCCACCTCGGCCCCTCGGCCGCCGCCGGCATCGGCACGCTGCTCGGCCTTCCGACCGAGACGATCTACCAGGCGGTCGGTCAGGCGCTGCACACCACCACCGCGACCCGCCAGTCGCGCAAGGGCGAGATCTCCACCTGGAAGGCGCACGCCCCGGCCTTCGCGGGGAAGATGGCAGTCGAGGCGGTCGACCGTGCGATGCGCGGCGAGACCTCCCCGTCGCCCATCTACGAAGGCGAAGACGGTGTCGTCGCCTGGATGCTCGACGGCCCCGACGCGTCGTACGACGTGCCGCTGCCCGCCGTGGGTGAGCCCAAGCGCGCGATCCTCGACTCGTACACGAAGGAGCACTCGGCCGAGTACCAGGCGCAGGCCTGGATCGACCTGGCCCGCAAGCTCCACGGTGAGCACCCGGAGGCCACCGACCCGGCCAACGTCGAGTCGATCGTGCTGCACACCTCGCACCACACCCACTACGTCATCGGCTCGGGCGCCAACGACCCGCAGAAGTACGACCCCACGGCATCCCGCGAGACGCTGGACCACTCGATCCCGTACATCTTCGCCGTCGCGCTGCAGGACGGGGGTTGGCACCACGTCGACTCCTACGCGCCCGACCGCGCGGCCCGGCCCGACACCGTGGCGCTCTGGCACAAGATCACCACGGCCGAGGATGCCGAGTGGACCCGCCGCTACCACTCCGAGGACCCCGCAGAGAAGGCGTTCGGCGGTCGCGTCGAGATCCGCCTGACCGACGGTCGCGTCATCGAGGAGGAGATCGCCGTCGCCGACGCGCACCCCCTGGGGGCGCGCCCGTTCGCGCGCGAGGACTACATCCGCAAGTTCCGGATCCTCGCCGAGCCGGTGCTCGAGCCCGCCGAGATCGAGCGCTTCCTGGATCTTGCCCAGCGCCTGCCCGAGCTCACCGCCGATGAGGTGCGACAGCTCTCGATCGTTGCGAAGCCGGGCCTGCTGCTCGCGGCTCCGGCGCCGAAGGGCCTGTTCTAG
- a CDS encoding GntR family transcriptional regulator → MVTDGATQGRAGERAYATLLAEIQSGALPAGTVLGEVEQAARLGVSRTPLREALRRLTADGLVTQQSPRVTVVTDVEPGDIRALFELRRALEETAAALAARRGDRAVFARFVERFADVDLAAPGGPDAYYALIAQLDAEVDTAVANDYFTAALRTVRTHLVRVRRLARDNPDRLAASVAEHRLIAAAIADGDAELAAHATHIHLHNALASILTSLDDGSAARPVTF, encoded by the coding sequence ATGGTTACCGACGGAGCGACCCAGGGGCGCGCGGGCGAACGCGCTTATGCGACTCTGCTCGCCGAGATCCAGTCGGGCGCACTCCCCGCCGGCACCGTGCTCGGCGAGGTCGAGCAGGCCGCCCGGCTCGGGGTGAGCCGCACTCCCTTGCGCGAAGCGCTGCGCCGCCTGACCGCCGACGGCCTGGTCACGCAGCAGTCCCCGCGCGTGACGGTGGTCACCGACGTGGAGCCGGGCGACATCCGGGCGCTGTTCGAATTGCGACGTGCCCTGGAAGAGACCGCCGCCGCCCTCGCAGCCCGCCGCGGCGACCGCGCCGTCTTCGCCCGCTTCGTCGAGCGGTTCGCCGACGTCGACCTCGCCGCCCCCGGCGGGCCCGACGCCTACTACGCCCTCATCGCACAGCTCGACGCAGAGGTCGACACCGCCGTGGCCAACGACTACTTCACCGCCGCGCTGAGGACCGTCCGCACGCACCTCGTGCGCGTGCGGCGCCTCGCCCGCGACAACCCCGACCGCCTTGCGGCATCCGTCGCCGAGCACCGGCTGATCGCCGCCGCGATCGCCGACGGCGACGCGGAACTGGCCGCCCACGCCACGCACATCCACCTGCACAACGCGCTCGCGAGCATCCTGACGTCGCTCGACGACGGCTCCGCCGCGCGCCCCGTCACGTTCTGA
- a CDS encoding NUDIX domain-containing protein encodes MPVHSAGLLLYRLADGGPEVLIAHMGGPYWAGKETGAWSIPKGEYDPDAESALDAAQREFREELGVDPPEGPYAELGTYPYSSGKRVTVFVADGGGFTATADDFVFGEFEMPWPPRSGKTARFPEVDRAGWVGLSLAADRLVKGQRPALEALATRLRGAGA; translated from the coding sequence ATGCCCGTCCACAGCGCCGGTCTCCTGCTCTACCGGCTCGCCGACGGCGGGCCCGAGGTGCTGATCGCCCACATGGGCGGTCCGTACTGGGCGGGCAAGGAGACCGGCGCGTGGTCGATCCCCAAGGGCGAGTACGACCCCGACGCCGAGTCGGCACTGGATGCCGCACAGCGCGAGTTCCGTGAGGAGCTGGGAGTCGACCCGCCCGAAGGTCCGTACGCCGAGCTGGGCACCTACCCGTACTCGTCGGGCAAGCGGGTCACGGTGTTCGTCGCCGACGGCGGCGGGTTCACGGCGACCGCGGACGACTTCGTCTTCGGGGAGTTCGAGATGCCGTGGCCGCCCCGCTCGGGCAAGACGGCGCGGTTCCCCGAGGTCGACCGCGCGGGTTGGGTGGGGCTGAGTCTTGCGGCCGACCGGCTCGTGAAGGGGCAGCGCCCCGCGCTCGAGGCGTTGGCCACCCGCCTGCGGGGCGCCGGGGCGTAG
- a CDS encoding aldo/keto reductase family protein, producing the protein MVNYRYLGNSGFKVSEITYGNWITHASQVGNEAAIATVHKALDLGITSFDTADTYANTAAEEVLGEALKGQPRESVEIFTKVYWPIGRMGPNDVGLSRKHIFDGIHGSLKRLGVDYVDLYQAHRYDYETPLEETMQAFADIVRQGKVLYIGVSEWTAEQLREGHALAKDLGVQLVSNQPQYSALWRVIEGKVIPASEELGISQIVWSPMAQGVLSGKYLPGQPLPEGSRATDDKSGATFIKRFMNDEVLTAVQKLKPVAEQAGLSMPQLAIAWVLQNPNVAAALVGASRPEQLEDTVKASGVTLDADTMTAIDDALSGVAETDPENTYEVSPKSRPA; encoded by the coding sequence ATGGTCAACTATCGCTATCTCGGCAACTCTGGTTTCAAGGTCTCGGAAATCACCTACGGCAACTGGATCACCCACGCCTCGCAGGTTGGCAACGAGGCGGCGATCGCCACGGTGCACAAGGCCCTCGACCTCGGCATCACCTCGTTCGACACGGCGGACACCTACGCCAACACCGCCGCCGAAGAGGTGCTGGGTGAGGCGCTGAAGGGCCAGCCGCGCGAGTCGGTCGAGATCTTCACGAAGGTCTACTGGCCCATCGGCCGCATGGGCCCCAACGACGTCGGCCTCAGCCGCAAGCACATCTTCGACGGCATCCACGGGTCGCTCAAGCGCCTCGGCGTCGACTACGTCGACCTGTACCAGGCGCACCGGTACGACTACGAGACCCCGCTCGAAGAGACGATGCAGGCCTTCGCCGACATCGTCCGTCAGGGCAAGGTGCTCTACATCGGCGTCTCGGAGTGGACCGCCGAGCAGCTGCGCGAAGGCCACGCCCTCGCGAAGGACCTGGGCGTGCAGCTCGTCTCCAACCAGCCCCAGTACTCCGCGCTGTGGCGCGTCATCGAGGGCAAGGTGATCCCGGCATCCGAAGAGCTCGGCATCTCGCAGATCGTCTGGTCGCCGATGGCGCAGGGCGTGCTCAGCGGCAAGTACCTGCCCGGTCAGCCGCTTCCCGAGGGGTCGCGCGCGACCGACGACAAGAGCGGCGCGACGTTCATCAAGCGCTTCATGAACGACGAGGTGCTCACCGCGGTGCAGAAGCTCAAGCCCGTCGCCGAGCAGGCCGGCCTGTCGATGCCGCAGCTCGCGATCGCGTGGGTGCTGCAGAACCCCAACGTCGCCGCCGCCCTCGTGGGGGCCTCACGGCCCGAGCAGCTCGAGGACACCGTCAAGGCTTCGGGTGTCACGCTCGACGCCGACACGATGACCGCCATCGACGACGCCCTTTCGGGCGTGGCCGAGACCGACCCCGAGAACACCTACGAGGTCTCGCCGAAGTCCCGCCCGGCCTGA
- the rlmN gene encoding 23S rRNA (adenine(2503)-C(2))-methyltransferase RlmN produces MTDSSPVRATKPRQVRPATEGWSQQKDAEGRPLLQFASPKRGKPPVHLADLTPEQRVEKVKELGMPGFRAAQLEKHYFTHYTADPAHMTDLPAAGREELVHGMLPPLLTEVRRLETDKGDTIKFLWKLHDGALVESVLMRYPGRITLCVSSQAGCGMNCPFCATGQAGLTRNMSAAEIVDQVVRANRLIAEGGLGDPRKVGHEGERVTNIVFMGMGEPLANYNRVMQAVRTMVDKKHGLGMSARGVTVSTVGLVPAIRKLADEDIPVTFALSLHAPDDHLRDELIPVNSRWKVDEALDAAREYFDKTGRRVSIEYALIKDMNDHAWRADLLAEKLNARGRGWVHVNPIPLNPTPGSIWTSSDKDVQDEFVRRLNDAGVPTTLRDTRGKEIDGACGQLVATEDDERAAEDMPVEA; encoded by the coding sequence ATGACCGATTCCTCCCCCGTGCGCGCCACCAAACCGCGGCAGGTACGCCCGGCGACCGAGGGCTGGTCCCAGCAGAAGGATGCCGAGGGCCGCCCGCTGCTGCAGTTCGCGAGCCCCAAGCGCGGCAAGCCGCCGGTGCACCTCGCCGACCTCACACCCGAGCAGCGCGTCGAGAAGGTGAAGGAGCTCGGGATGCCGGGCTTCCGCGCCGCACAGCTCGAGAAGCACTACTTCACGCACTACACCGCCGACCCGGCCCACATGACCGACCTCCCCGCCGCCGGTCGCGAGGAGCTCGTGCACGGCATGCTGCCGCCGCTGCTGACCGAGGTGCGGCGCCTGGAGACCGACAAGGGCGACACGATCAAGTTCCTGTGGAAGCTGCACGACGGTGCCCTCGTCGAGTCGGTGCTCATGCGCTACCCCGGCCGCATCACGCTGTGCGTGTCGAGCCAGGCCGGCTGCGGCATGAACTGCCCGTTCTGCGCCACCGGCCAGGCGGGGCTGACCCGCAACATGTCGGCCGCCGAGATCGTCGACCAGGTCGTGCGGGCCAACCGCCTCATCGCCGAGGGCGGACTCGGCGACCCCCGCAAGGTGGGTCACGAGGGTGAGCGCGTCACCAACATCGTCTTCATGGGCATGGGTGAGCCCCTCGCCAACTACAACCGCGTCATGCAGGCCGTCCGCACGATGGTCGACAAGAAGCACGGCCTGGGCATGAGCGCCCGCGGCGTCACGGTCTCGACCGTCGGGCTGGTGCCGGCGATCCGCAAGCTCGCCGACGAGGACATCCCGGTGACGTTCGCCCTGTCGCTGCACGCCCCCGACGACCACCTGCGCGACGAGCTCATCCCGGTGAACTCCCGCTGGAAGGTCGACGAGGCGCTCGATGCCGCCCGCGAGTACTTCGACAAGACCGGTCGCCGTGTCTCGATCGAGTACGCGCTCATCAAGGACATGAACGACCACGCCTGGCGGGCCGATCTGCTGGCCGAGAAGCTCAATGCGCGTGGCCGCGGATGGGTGCACGTGAACCCGATTCCGCTCAACCCGACGCCCGGGTCGATCTGGACCTCGTCCGACAAGGACGTGCAGGACGAGTTCGTCCGCCGTCTCAACGACGCCGGCGTGCCGACGACACTCCGCGACACCCGCGGCAAGGAGATCGACGGCGCGTGCGGTCAGCTCGTGGCCACCGAGGATGACGAGCGCGCCGCAGAGGACATGCCGGTCGAGGCCTGA
- a CDS encoding GNAT family N-acetyltransferase, with product MSDESIRIRDIRPEDAGEVLTLQRAAFVSEALIYGDPDMPPLTQTLEEVQAELVDNLGCVALDDARIVGAVRARRDGELLLIGRIAIAPDQQGRGIGTTLLTAVEQRGRDAGARTAELFTGSLSEANLRLYEREGYTESERVPGDGSDQVFLQKPLA from the coding sequence GTGAGCGACGAGTCGATCAGAATCCGCGACATCCGCCCCGAGGATGCCGGCGAGGTGCTGACCCTGCAGCGCGCGGCGTTCGTCAGCGAGGCGCTCATCTACGGCGACCCCGACATGCCGCCGCTGACGCAGACCCTCGAGGAGGTGCAGGCGGAGCTGGTGGACAACCTCGGCTGCGTCGCCCTCGACGACGCCCGCATCGTGGGCGCCGTGCGTGCCCGACGCGACGGCGAACTGCTGCTGATCGGGCGCATCGCGATCGCCCCCGACCAGCAGGGGCGCGGCATCGGCACGACGCTGCTGACGGCGGTCGAGCAGCGCGGGCGGGATGCCGGTGCGCGCACGGCCGAACTCTTCACCGGGTCGCTCAGCGAGGCGAACCTGCGGCTCTACGAGCGCGAGGGCTACACCGAGTCGGAGCGGGTCCCCGGCGACGGGAGCGACCAGGTCTTCCTGCAGAAGCCGCTGGCCTGA
- a CDS encoding TetR/AcrR family transcriptional regulator produces MRRPMIDTGRPAMRSDALKRRETIVREARRLFAAQGASVPLEAIAEAGGVGIATLYRNFASRAELTEAVALSILAEMRHAAGRALQALPGTPDDAWRAFLHALVGLDLGALTEALAHPADAEISADVRAAQDDTLGRVADVLTAARAAGLVRADLDPLELVLAVGMITRPQPAAIAASAPHLIPRLTAILEAGLRAATSATSDLPAPDPPGSTP; encoded by the coding sequence GTGCGACGCCCCATGATCGACACCGGAAGGCCCGCCATGCGCTCCGACGCCCTGAAGAGACGCGAGACGATCGTGCGCGAAGCCCGTCGACTGTTCGCCGCGCAAGGCGCGTCGGTGCCACTCGAGGCGATCGCCGAGGCGGGCGGCGTCGGCATCGCGACGCTCTACCGCAACTTCGCCTCGCGCGCGGAGCTGACCGAGGCCGTGGCGCTGTCGATCCTGGCCGAGATGCGCCATGCCGCCGGCCGCGCACTCCAGGCGCTGCCTGGCACGCCCGACGACGCCTGGCGTGCCTTCCTCCACGCCCTGGTGGGACTCGACCTCGGGGCGCTCACCGAGGCGCTCGCCCATCCCGCGGACGCCGAGATCTCCGCCGACGTCCGCGCAGCGCAGGACGACACCCTCGGCCGCGTCGCCGACGTGCTCACCGCCGCCCGCGCCGCCGGCCTCGTGCGCGCCGATCTCGACCCGCTCGAACTCGTGCTCGCAGTCGGGATGATCACCCGCCCGCAGCCGGCGGCGATCGCGGCATCCGCCCCCCACCTCATCCCCCGCCTGACTGCGATCCTCGAGGCGGGGCTGCGCGCCGCGACCTCCGCGACCTCCGACCTGCCCGCGCCCGACCCCCCAGGGAGCACGCCGTGA